GCCAATCAATTCAATGGCCATACACAGTAAGAAAATACAAAAGGTGGTTACTACATTACAAGAAGCTCATTAGCTACAGGAACGAAAGCTTCCTAAAGAATCCACTGCTGCTTTGCTGTTCCTCTCGCAGCAGCACAAAAGCTCTGTTGTGAAGACTAGCAATCGCCGTATATAACAACTCAAGCTAAGTTGGTTCTGACCATTAGCTCTTCTCATTCAACTAGAGACTTAGCTACAACTGGGCTGCAAGGATCTCATTCCATGTATCTGGTAGTCCAGGAAGGCACCAGTGCAAGCAATCTTGAACTCCCTGCGTGGCTTTGATACTGTACCGCGATATATGCCCTTCATCTCTCAATCGTGATAGTGCAGTTATATCCAAAAGCTTCACCCTTGTTCCCATCACGGCTCCCTCGGCATCGGCGTCATCGGAATGATTTTGGGAAATGCCACTTCCCTTGGCCAAAGGACTTGTATTATCACAGCGACCCCCGGTGTTCCAATCTCCATTGAAGAAATGCCGAGGAGATATTGACCTGTAGAACACCTTCAGTTGTGGGTGGTGAGGAAGTTGGGTATCCAACCACTTAATAACAGTGTGGATGGTGATATTTTTGGCCTTCCAGATGACAGCAGTATTCCTGTTAGTGTTTGGTGCTCCCCCAAGATACATTTCCCACTTGTTTGCCCTTAGCTTCCCTCGGTTCCAGTGGTGGCCAGTGTTAAGAACCAGAACATGGAGCCTGTGAAGGTTATTCTTCAGAAAAGCAGGTGGACGATCAAGGTGCATGGCATAACTGGTGGCTGGATCTGATGGATCCAGAGGCTCCAAATCACAGAGTGTCGACGACCAATGGTATAAAATGGTTGTATTAGTTCTTGGGAATCGGTAGGCCCAGCCATCTGGTCTTTTTGCACCCGGAGCTAAGAAAAAACCATACTCTGCACCAACGTCTTCCACATCTAGTCTCTCCTTTCCACCAGTGACCATACACATCATTGATTGAAACATTTGCCTCCCTAAAGAATCACCCACATAAGCAATGGTTTTATCCTGCATTCTGAAATATGTCAAAATTAGAATTCACCTAAATGATTCAGACAATTATATCAAGCCAGTGTCAAGCCAGTGAGTGCAGTATATATAATCCTAATTCATGGATAAGCAACGGCCACATACCTCGTCAAGAACTGTGAGGCCTCAAATTCTGGCATCTCACAACCTTCAGGTTGCCATCTAAATTTTTCATAAGCAAAATCTGTGCGCTGGGTTAGTCTGCAGGCCCAGCTCTCAGAAAGCCATTGTTTACAGCCGAAACCGGAGTATAGCGGTCTGTTGTTGTCAGAAACCCATTTTCCATTTCCGTAGTTACAATCTGTAAGGTAATAAATTGTACATTAGGTGAACATAACACGAAGGACTAAACAACCCGCACTATCTTATGTAAAAGGACATTGGCAAGAAAAAGATCTTCTCAACTAGAATGCAAGCATATTAGATCTAGCATGCTCGGAGAAGAAATGGCTCCTCCTGCAGTTACAGAAGATGAACAATACCTTTCTTCCCAGAAGGCGGTGGTTCCCTTTCATCCGCAACATCAGCAGAATCACTTGCTATGGACATCGGTGGTGGTGCATCACTTACTTGCTGTTCTACTTTAACTACTGATTGTGTCAATGTATCTGCATTCGGAAAGTCTTCTTCGGATGATGTATGCTGATCTACAAACTTTGAGTTAGCTACAAAAATTTGGAACAAAATGAGAATAAATATAGGTGTAACATGAAAAGGATGGAGTCAAAATATTTCAGTATGCGTAAAATGACCTGGATGAGCCAAAATCAATGAATCTGGCCGGAGGATTTCAGTAGTGTAGTATGTTCCTCTCTCCCATTTCCAGAGAAGAAACATCATGAAAAAAGCAAGAATGACAAGTTTAAGCTGCTTGCACCGCAGTCCATTTATGCTTCCTAGTCTCATCCCTTTTTTATGTTCTTGAACaaccttttttcttctcttgaaATCCAGTATGACCCTAGGAACCATCCATGAGAAGTTATAAGACAGTTGATGTTTTCATACAAGAAAACATGCAAAATTAGACAAGTGCTACTGTTCCTAATAATACGCACTGTACAATATATTGCAAAGGATTTAAACTGTGAGTTATGTAaagtaataaaaagaaaaaaacatagaattttAATACAGATGTAGGGGCTTAGTTAATCCTTGGGCCAAGACTACATGGCCAACTTTAGtcctttttatcttttctgCAATTGATAGATTACCAACTCAGTTGCTACATGTGTATTGAAATTTTAGGctttcttatatatttttttacacacaATTGAGATACACAATTAGCAttaatataaacaaaaaaaagagaagaaattctACTCCAGTAAATAATCCTACTAAGCTCCTCTATGTGTACCAAGCAAATAGGATGAAATTAGGATTGCCATCACTAATCTGCAAAATTCAATAAGTATGGTAAATTACGAAGTCCACAGTATGCCCATACTAATGGTGAATCGATGTTTCCTTGAACATCATAGATCAGTTAGTATCTCTCGGCCTTCAAAATGTTTATTCAGTATAAATGTGAGATTTATTCGAAACAACAAATTAACACCATTGTATAGCAGCGCAGCCAAGTTTAGGCAGGCGTGAATCAGATTGGGCACTGATTTCTTTTGCCATCGAGAGATTGGGGATCAGGCAGGGTTAGCATGGGGAAGGAGTATGGGGAGGGGTAGTTCCATACCTGGACGTGTAGCGTTAGGCAGATAATAGTGGCACCGATGCTGAGAGCCTGGACCACGGCGTGGTCGACGTTCTCCTTGGGCAAGAGGCGGCGAGAGGGGGAATCGTGCTAGGATATCAAAATTCTGAACATCAACAATCCAACATACTGCTATACaatagttgaaccaccttcaaGAAGGTAAAAAAAACTCTCTTGTTATATATGCCGTAATACATTCTCAAGAGTTAGCAATCAAGGTcaataatgtatatatattctCAGTGCATATATCTAAGGGGATAAATATCACAACAATCAATATATACAATTCTTTTAGGGTGAATTATGGATACAACTCAAGAGTACTTACTTAGCTGTCAAATTCAAGCTGTTCTAGACATGTATCAAGTATAATGACAGGGGTATGGGGTCCCCTGGCCCAAAAAATTGCAATTTCCAATTAACATCAAACTTGATTTACACTATATAAGAAATGTGATGGCAATAAGTGGACGATTAACCATATAAGCACACACTAAGTTGATATGGAACTATCCTACTGTCACCCTACAGCTAGTTGCATTGTTACAGCGCCACATCTTATTATAggccaggggcggatccaacttgggacatgggggttcagttcagttgaacccccaaacttttgggtgaacaaacaaacaaactgttattaCTTGAATTATTTAAGAGAGGTTTAAGGCTATCAAattaaggaggaggaggagaagatctagaagagaagctagtagGGTTCACGAACGCAATCCCGCAAATTCCAGTCCCGgtggggtgggagagagagagagagagagagagagagagagagagagagagatgaatcagaaagaggacgcaccaggatcccctcccctccgctgcgATGGAGATCGCCGCCCGGCCCTCCCCCTGTTCAGCCGCGACtcgtcttggcggcggcgcaaggaggcgaggagcggaggagacaacGAGAGGTTTCTCTTTCTTTTAACGCGATACTCGACTACTCCGCCCTTATCTCAGTATTTTTATTTCCTACTCCCCtagtcccaaaataagtgtagatCGGTAAGTTCACGTCTAACGTTTAACTTTTTGTCTTATTGTTATTAgttgataaaacatgaataatattttacgtgtgactaatttattttaattttttcataaactttttaaagacggacggtcaaaagTTTTGacacttattttagaacaagGTAGTATTTTAAAACTAGCTAGTGCTATTTCTTTATATAACTGGTGACCCATGTATCATCAATACTTAGGAAAAATTTAAACGATTGTGTCAACAACAAATTCCTCATACTACCAGCAACCGCTAACTGCCACTCTACCCACCGCCATCACCGCTCTTTCTCTATGAGCCACCATCGTTCCTCCCCTTTACCTTTACATGCGCAGCCTTAACCTCTAGTAACCGACAAGTCTTTTTCTTCTCCCCTATCGTGATGCGCACTATTGTTGTTATGGTTACCATTGAGGTCAGAGATGTCGGGCTTGCAGGGACTTTGGAAGGTAGGAGCTTACCCGACGAAGAGCGAAGGCGCTATATCCAAGCTCTTTCTTGCTAGATCTATCGGTTATCCAACTGTCggatggaaaaagaaaatggagagagagagttaaTGTGCAAAGGGATTACTGAGTCACTGGACTTGGAGATGGATAGAATATGGTGCTCCAAATTAAAATGTAAAGTTAGCTATTGTGTAAATGAAAATGGTTAAAGGATAACGTTATATGAAAACTTGTAAGAATTTTTAAGAATATATAGTATGGATTGTAATTTACTCcttttgttcaaaaaaaaaaagaatgtagaACTGGTGTGGCATATTGTAGTACAATAAATTCTGAacatatgtatgtctagattcgttttactaggatgtgtcacatctagttctaggttggttttttatgggacgaaggaagtttttttttctctagcacAATTAAAGATAATTGTCCATTACCTGATAGTCTTGTGATATGCTAAGTATGATTACACCGGTGTACTTAGCTATAACTAATAATCTCATGATATATGATATGTTGATGCACGACGATACATACTTCTACTAATACGGGCTGATTAACTATGGTTAGATAGATTCCTCTAAaagatgataaaaataataccaTCATTTTTGCTCAATAATAAAGCATTTGACTATGGTCTTCTTTTTTCATTGTATTATATATGATAACGATATTAGTACGTATTTCCGTAATTCTttcatattgttttttattttctacataTATGTTAATTTGGACTAATATATTTctcataattaaatagataatactccctccactCCAAAttgatatacatatagttttttttaggttattcctaaatgatctatatatCTGTATAtctgtgttcattcattaagtctattcgttatttgtgcattagagtaatggacattgatgcatgcatctatgcacaaaagtatttataacctacatgcaatatcttgatttgctattggctagaaggatggtgcatgcattgagtttgttgctagagtaaatatagtatgaaagagttattagtttttttttagtctttgtgtatatatgaaatatatagatcaatttggaatgatAACACGGCTCGAATGGGGCTATTGAGGTGTGGGAGCTTCACAACTTGTCGTTGCTATTCTGGACATCTAGAAATAAGTTTTTACCCGGAAAGTTCATCCCGAGGCACAAAGGTGAGGGAGGGTTGTAGCGAAATCGCTCTCCAGAAAAGTGTGTGGTGGTCACAGGCGTCATGGATATCGGTGCTCCCATCGTTGATGTCCTCAAGCCTAAGATCTGCGGGGATCCATATTGCCTTCTCATTTAATGCTAAAGAAAAATGGTGATTGACTGTCATTTTGTAAGGTAAGTTCCACGTATATGGTTTTGTGGCCTCCTTCAGTTGAAGGTTCTTCTCAGCCTCACTGCACCTCAAGCTTGTTGTTAATGTTGTTCAGATTTGGCTAGCCAAATTGTTGTTGGGAAAATCTGTATCCTCCTTTATACTGGTAAACTTTCTCTCATTATTTAGAATGTATATGTAGTATAATCCATGTATATGCAGTTCTCCATGGACATGGCATGGATTTTTCTTGATAATTTAAACAATTTTGGTTAGATTAAGGATAGGAATAGAATtgtcaaggaaaaaaaacagtaagCAAGTGACTGTCCTAATGTTAGTTGTTCAACAAGAGCATATAGGAAAGTGAGAAATTCTACTTAATTTCACTTGCAAAGGATTGATTCTGAGAATCGCTAATGTCAAATGTAAGTTATATGAAATGCCATTGCATAAgtatctttttctttcctttcctttttacCATCGGTGTGAGCCTCCTGTCAATTGTACTGGGTTACCTTGTCAAATTGTCCATTTACCCCTAGTACTGTATCTCATCTTCAAAGTGTTATGTCCATTCTATAtgtaaaaatgtattttttttcataggttGAGGCTATTGGcaatgacaaaaagaaaaaagaaaaaaaaagtgcaatgGCATTTAGTAGAACATAAATTCGTCCTTGACTACGATTGATTAGAATAAATTAGTTGTTAATGGAAAACACATAATTTCTCAAAAAGTGATCAAGACTAAAAGATTAACCTAGGAAGCAATGCATCAAAGCCTTCATGGgaatcaagaaaaagaaatagggtCCTGAAAAATTAGAAGAATATATCTACTCGTAAATGTAGAGATCAGGTTGATTTCTATCCATTATACTCCtttcgtattttaatgtatgatgccgttgactttttaacaaacgtttgacctttcgtcttattcaaaaaatttatgtaattataatttattttattgtgatttgatttatcatcaaatattctctaagcatgacataagtatttttatatttatataaaaattttgaataagacgagtggtcaaatattgattaaaaagtcaacgatgttatacattaaaatacagagggatTATAAAAGATTGTATAAACTCGTGAGTATGTCCATGTGACGTGGCAAACATAGCTCGTTGCCCGCATCCTTAAAGAGCAGTTCTAGGGTGGAATTTTGCTCTGCCATATTAATTACCTCGGTTCTCGTTTAGAGGTGAAAGTGTCTACTATCTATCTATAATTTGTCTCTACTGAAATCTCGTTGAAAGGTGAAGGCATCCATAGTCCACAATCTTGGTGGGGTAAATCTTACGATACAAAACGcctctaagttttttttttcatatatgttgGTCCAAAATACTATAAACATGATAACACTGGATTTATGTTCATAGGTACTTTTCATATGACCAGGATTTGGTACCATAAAAATAGATTGTAGGGCAAATTAAaagttactacctccgtttcaggtcataagactttctagtaatTGTGTCTAGGTTTAAcacctatataaatatgggcaatgctagaaagtcttataacctgaaacggaagaGTTTATTAGACCAAACCGAATCAGGCTGCGTCTTATAAAAAATCAATGAAAGGAGTGCAGAGCAATGGACGAAATGAGCTGAAACATTATTATCACTAGAGGtcttataaaaattttcttttgttgtgtgaaagggagagaggggaaggagaggatgGACGATCAACTTTCATAGGAGTAGAGAGATGGCATGATGGAACAACAGAACTTGGggaggaaagaaaaacaaacaaatcgaAGGTAAGTTAGTCGCCGATCGGTATATCGATCGCTATCTCGATTCTGATTTTTGTTGTTCTTTTCCTTCTCGTCTGTGTgtctagcttagcttagctgttATGGTCACTAGAAGGTGTACTGCTTTGCTGTCTACTATGTCAGCAATATCCTTCTTGAGAGCTggaatatttatttgtatgttgTGCTATCCTCTATCTTTTGTAGTTCTGGTGACTTCTTTTGATTTCATATTGACTTCTTTTGTAGTGCTGGTGACTTGTTGATCACGAAAGAAGGTTATTTTGATTTCTTATTGACACGTGTCATTTATGTAACCATACATTTTGATTGGAAAAAGACCCACACTTCGCCATTACTTGTCAATAAAAATTGCCACAGGTCACCAAGGTGAGGTGATCAAATTCTTAGCGACAACTTACTAAGTCTAAGAGAATCTtgcaacactttttttttaatcattgaCATATGGGATCCAATTTGTTAGAAGGAAATCTTGCCATAACTATGACTACAACCAAACACCTATCAAATTTGTCTAACCTTAGACATGGCAAACTGTAGCTTACAATCAAATACACCtgtaatttaaaagaaaaagaaaatttggcTAGTAAGGGCATGCTCAACGCTCCACCCTGGAGCGTGGTCTCACACCTCCCAAAGCGAAAATTCGCGCCACGTCGGAAGGAGCCGCGTCTCTGCAGGGGTGCGCGAATGCTGCAGGAGGTATGCGCACCCTTGTCAGAGGCACCACTTTGGCGCCACGGGGATGCGCGTGGGTTAGCTGTGTCGTCCTATGCCGTCGCTCCAGCTCGCCATCAACTCAAGCTCTCGCGCCATTGCCATCACAGTGAAGGTTGAGGTCGTTGCTGCCGTGCGGatccggcgagctcgaggccaGTTGGTAGGGGAGAAGAAGCGCAGCGGCGCATCGGAGAATGACGGGATATGGTGCATCGgtcccggccgtcgccgcgtgGATCCTAGCCGCCGCCTCGATCCGCTAACGCGCCAGTcaatccgccaccgccactgctcgATCCGGCGCTGGGGAGAGAGGGTCGGgccggggagaggcggcgccgccagggaggggaggcgtggggagagagaggcgacACCGGGGAAGAGACCgccggagggagaggaggagctggAGAGATTGGGGAGATATGGTGAGAAAAGAAGGGGTTGatgtttatatatgtttatgatTTCTAGGGGATACTGCAAATATTGGACTTATATGCGAATAAAAATAATCTAAGGGTTTAAATGTAAAATGTGACTGACTGACAGATACTAATTTACAAAATAAGATGGAGCTATTTACACTGTGTGAGGTATATCTCTAGCTAGGTCATCACTTTTGCTCACGTGGATGGTGCCCTAAGGGCATTCACATTGCACCCCGCTGGCATTCGGCCCGGGCGATCCACGTAGGCATTCAGCCCAATATCGCCGCCACGTCGTAGCATGGGCCCACAAATCGCAAGCGCGTGTGACCCAAATTGGTCACCCGTTCTTCGGCGCTATCGAGACGGCGCGGCGTGGGGAAACGAGGGCGCGGCGCATTGCTGAGGCGTGGCTTCGCCGCGCCGTTCCTCCCGCGGCGATTTCTCTGGCAATGTCCCCAAAtcgccctcgcgcgcgcgcgtataTTCTCCTCCCGCGCTCGCCCTTCCCTCCCGCGCGTGTGCCGCAACTTTATTTTCCTCTCCCGCGCTTTGCCTCttcacgccgtcgtcgtcgcccttgCTGCAACGCCGGGAGAAGGAgcgccgcgcccgtcgccgtcgcccgtggACCGACGCCGGGAGTAGGAGCaccgcgcccgtcgccgtcgctgtggACGGAGGTAGGCCTCATGTCAAACCCTAACCCCAGAAAACCAAACTctgatgttttgatttttttcccccacTCATAAGTGTGGTTCAAACCCTAGGTGGAGATGGATCCGGCCATGGCAGCTTCTTTCATTCGTTTTTTGCAAGATCCGAACCTGGCGGCGGGTTTATCTCAAGCTTCCAGCCAGCCATCTCCGTTCCCGACACATCCCGGGTTCCCCTTCCAGCAGGCAGTGTTTCCCCCCTTCTGCTCGCAGCCGCCGGCACCTCCAGGTCCACCTCCGTCGGCCCCAACCACCACACCAGCACTGGCCCCAACCACCACACCAGCGCCGGCCGAAAACACCACATCTCCCCCAGCCCCAAGCACAATTGGTGGGATGGCAACGTCAACGAGGCCGTCTGCACGGCGGCGCCGTGTCACGGCCTCCCCAACTGTTGCTGCTGATCCAAAGAGGAGGTACTACACACATGAAGAAGACATAAGGCTGGTATGTTCTCTTCATCTTTTTTGCATTTGTTCAATCACAGTATACTAGTGTCaatttgtgaatttttttttccagaaatgCAATTCGGTCATAGTTAGTTGAATGTTGTGCTAATTGATAGTAGAGAAGTGAACTCTAGATTTAGAGGTGACATGAAACAAATAATGCACTGAAAATTATGGTGTATATGTGATGGCTGTTTTGGGAGGTGAGGACTGAGGAGATTTAGGATTGTGCATAATTGTTATATATTGGACTGTACGAAAAGAGTATGGTAGCTGTCCTAATTTTCTTAAGTTTGTACTGCAAAAACCATTAATTTAAGGTAACATTGTGTAGTGAATTTTATAAGCTGTTTTTGGGTGATGGTAGTCAAAGGTTGATTATGGATTCTGCAAGTAATGTATGAGTACGTAGTTCATTTGTAAGTGAGCAGAATATAATAAGTACTTTTAGTCTGATGTAGATTAGCTTTGGCAAATCTTTGTGTCAAAAACTTTTGCAGTGGGCTGTTATGAGTTGTTCCCACACTTTGTATGGTATGTTTTGGTCCCAATTTCAGATTAACAGTTGCAGCTAGGGGTGAAATctggtccaaaaatcttgtgtTGACTGATTAGAATCGAGCATTAGTAGGAGTAAAAATATTAGTATGACGTAGATGGTCCTAAGATCATATTTTAATGTTGGATAATGCTTAAGTGAAGTAATGTTTGACGCTGGCTGTCAAAATTTATATCAGTTCTGCATTAGGCCATATGACGCTcaggatttatttttttggaaaaaaactaaGGTTGTACAGTTGATGTGGGATGCAGGCTGTCAATAACAGATTTACTATTTGCATGTTTCACAGGTCTCGGCGTGGCTAGAGAACTCTACTGATCCTGTAGAGGGGGTGAACAGGAAGGGTGAAACTTATTGGACAAAGGTCACGGAGGTTTATAACCAGACAACACGACCTGACAAGCAGAGGGATGCCGCCTGCCTGAAGTCACATTGGCACAAGACATCGAGAAAAGTGGCTTTGTTCAATGGGTGCTACATTCAGTTGAGGGATAACAAAGTGAGTGGTCGAAGCGACGAACAACTCATGGAGGAAGCCTTGCAGCTTTATATCAGCCGGTCAAATGGGAAGCATTTCAAGTTTGTCCATTGGTGGAGGGCTGTGTGTGACTCACCCAAGTGGAATGTGCATGCCAAGAGCTATGGCAATGGTGCAAGAAAGTTCACCCCTGATCTCAACATGAATGCTGCCCCAACGCCACAGCAGAGGCCTATGGGAGTTAAGAGGGCAAAGAAAGCAATGGGGCTGACTCTAGAGGTGGCCCAAGCAACTATGGAGGTCAGCCAACATCTCAAGTCCCTTGTTGACGCTAATGTATCTCAGAAAGGGGATGTAGAGGCTATGAAAGAGTTCCAACAGAAGCTTTCCGATCAGAGAGTGGAGGCTGCCAACCTGAACCTCCTAGCTGCCCAAGAGAATAGGCGGTCCAAGCTCATTGATCAAAGGAGCAAGGGTATGGAGATGTTCACTCAGCTGTTGCAGGTGGATACATCTCTGATGGAGCCATGGGCTAAGGAGGCTCATATGAAGGCAGTAACACAACTGTCTGCTCAGCTTTGGGGTGGTGGGGAGAGCCCCCATGTGGACTAAGCATGCTGCCCGGTAATGTTCTTGCATTGTTATTTGATCATGCATTGTTATTTCTTTGACATATTGATTATTTCTTGCAGGACATAGCACGTCAACCCTTAACTGTTTTTTGATCTTGCATAAGGCAAGATGGGCACCCTGTTTTTTGGTGGGATAGCTACTACATACATGGAGATATGTGTCGGACAggagggttttctttttttggtgggATACTTGGTTGCATGGCAATATGTATATTGTCATGGCAAGGTGGACTGCTTTTGTTGGTGGCATAGTTGGTTGCATAGCAGGAGGAGGATGTGATGGCACggtggtctttttttttggtggcaTACATGTGCAGCAGGGCTGTGTAGTACAGCGGGAAGGAATATATAGATTGTGGATTTGGATGACTGTTCCATACAAGTAGAAACTATAGATTGGTGTTGATGTGCTCCTATTAATTCTCTATTAATGCATAACTTATGTTATGTAATAGACTTTTCTAGTATTCAGACCTTGTAATATGTAGTGCTAAATTTGTCTTGTGCTCGATGCTTTGGATTATGGACATTTGTCACTTCCCAGTGGACCGTAAACCTTGGGTATATAAAAGGCAACTATTAGTTGGTTGCAGCTGTGTGGATGTTCTTGGTTGTGGTTGTGGTTGTGGAATTGGCTGGATATCCCGTGACTTGATGTTTGGGTTGAAGGTATCAgtgcatatttgatctgtttttTATCTTCATTGCTGTGTACTGAACTTCTGTGTTCTGATTTCATATGGGATACCATCGTGTACGACTCATTTGTAATCCACAAGTTAATTATATAAAATTGaatgtgttttatttatttatatttgaatATTTAACATTTGCATGTTATATTAAATAAACGAATATGTCACTGCTCCTATTTTTATCCGTGAATCATCATATCCTTTCCATATGAAATTTTATCATGTTAaaagaatttttgttttgacaGTGCCCTTATATATGAAACAAACATCGTTGGCTTCACAATGTCATATGAATCTCCTGAGGACGATGATGAGTCTGGCTATGTTGATCCGGTTGGCTTCACAATGTCATATGAACCTCCTGAGGACGATGTTGAGTCTGGTTATGTTGATCCGGCCGACCTATACACAATGGACGATTTTTTGGCTCAGCAGGCACACTACAATAATGTGGTATCTCAAGTTGCTTCCAACCTACAGTCATTGTTTCTACCTTCAACATCGAGTGCACCCCGTTCAACCCGAAGATATATTATGCGAGATCGTGAAGCCCATCATGCCATGATCTGGAATGATTACTTCTCCGATAACCCAGTTTTTACTCAGCAACAATTTCGCAGACGTTATCGCATGAACAAGCCACTGTTTCTTCGGATTATGAATGCGCTAAGTGAATGGGATACTTACTTCACCCATAGGGTTGATGCACTCGGTCGCCATGGTGTCTCACCCCTTCAGAAGTGCACAGCTGTCATGCGGATGTTAGCATACAGTGCATGTGCGGATGAAACGGATGAGTACTGTCGAATTGGTGGTACCACTGCATATGAATCACTCGACAGGTTCTGTCGAGGGGTAATCGAAATATTTGGACCAGAATACTTGAGGAAGCCCACAGTTGATGATGTTCAGCGTATTCTCCAAATGCACGAGGAACGTGGGTTTCCAGGAATGCTGGGGAGCATCGACTGTATGCACTGGAAGTGGAAAAATTGCCCGAATGGATGGAAAGGAATGTACACACGGGGTGATTACGGTACAGCAACAATCATCCTTGAGGCGGTGGCATCTCGTGATCGGTGGATATGGCATTGTTTCTTTGGTGCGGCAGGATCCAACAATGACA
The nucleotide sequence above comes from Oryza glaberrima chromosome 11, OglaRS2, whole genome shotgun sequence. Encoded proteins:
- the LOC127755364 gene encoding protein trichome birefringence-like 14 isoform X1; the protein is MRLGSINGLRCKQLKLVILAFFMMFLLWKWERGTYYTTEILRPDSLILAHPANSKFVDQHTSSEEDFPNADTLTQSVVKVEQQVSDAPPPMSIASDSADVADEREPPPSGKKDCNYGNGKWVSDNNRPLYSGFGCKQWLSESWACRLTQRTDFAYEKFRWQPEGCEMPEFEASQFLTRMQDKTIAYVGDSLGRQMFQSMMCMVTGGKERLDVEDVGAEYGFFLAPGAKRPDGWAYRFPRTNTTILYHWSSTLCDLEPLDPSDPATSYAMHLDRPPAFLKNNLHRLHVLVLNTGHHWNRGKLRANKWEMYLGGAPNTNRNTAVIWKAKNITIHTVIKWLDTQLPHHPQLKVFYRSISPRHFFNGDWNTGGRCDNTSPLAKGSGISQNHSDDADAEGAVMGTRVKLLDITALSRLRDEGHISRYSIKATQGVQDCLHWCLPGLPDTWNEILAAQL
- the LOC127755364 gene encoding protein trichome birefringence-like 16 isoform X2; this translates as MRLGSINGLRCKQLKLVILAFFMMFLLWKWERGTYYTTEILRPDSLILAHPDQHTSSEEDFPNADTLTQSVVKVEQQVSDAPPPMSIASDSADVADEREPPPSGKKDCNYGNGKWVSDNNRPLYSGFGCKQWLSESWACRLTQRTDFAYEKFRWQPEGCEMPEFEASQFLTRMQDKTIAYVGDSLGRQMFQSMMCMVTGGKERLDVEDVGAEYGFFLAPGAKRPDGWAYRFPRTNTTILYHWSSTLCDLEPLDPSDPATSYAMHLDRPPAFLKNNLHRLHVLVLNTGHHWNRGKLRANKWEMYLGGAPNTNRNTAVIWKAKNITIHTVIKWLDTQLPHHPQLKVFYRSISPRHFFNGDWNTGGRCDNTSPLAKGSGISQNHSDDADAEGAVMGTRVKLLDITALSRLRDEGHISRYSIKATQGVQDCLHWCLPGLPDTWNEILAAQL
- the LOC127755364 gene encoding protein trichome birefringence-like 16 isoform X3, translated to MSIASDSADVADEREPPPSGKKDCNYGNGKWVSDNNRPLYSGFGCKQWLSESWACRLTQRTDFAYEKFRWQPEGCEMPEFEASQFLTRMQDKTIAYVGDSLGRQMFQSMMCMVTGGKERLDVEDVGAEYGFFLAPGAKRPDGWAYRFPRTNTTILYHWSSTLCDLEPLDPSDPATSYAMHLDRPPAFLKNNLHRLHVLVLNTGHHWNRGKLRANKWEMYLGGAPNTNRNTAVIWKAKNITIHTVIKWLDTQLPHHPQLKVFYRSISPRHFFNGDWNTGGRCDNTSPLAKGSGISQNHSDDADAEGAVMGTRVKLLDITALSRLRDEGHISRYSIKATQGVQDCLHWCLPGLPDTWNEILAAQL
- the LOC127755648 gene encoding glutathione S-transferase T3-like; amino-acid sequence: MATSTRPSARRRRVTASPTVAADPKRRYYTHEEDIRLVSAWLENSTDPVEGVNRKGETYWTKVTEVYNQTTRPDKQRDAACLKSHWHKTSRKVALFNGCYIQLRDNKVSGRSDEQLMEEALQLYISRSNGKHFKFVHWWRAVCDSPKWNVHAKSYGNGARKFTPDLNMNAAPTPQQRPMGVKRAKKAMGLTLEVAQATMEVSQHLKSLVDANVSQKGDVEAMKEFQQKLSDQRVEAANLNLLAAQENRRSKLIDQRSKGMEMFTQLLQVDTSLMEPWAKEAHMKAVTQLSAQLWGGGESPHVD
- the LOC127755649 gene encoding uncharacterized protein LOC127755649; this encodes MSYESPEDDDESGYVDPVGFTMSYEPPEDDVESGYVDPADLYTMDDFLAQQAHYNNVVSQVASNLQSLFLPSTSSAPRSTRRYIMRDREAHHAMIWNDYFSDNPVFTQQQFRRRYRMNKPLFLRIMNALSEWDTYFTHRVDALGRHGVSPLQKCTAVMRMLAYSACADETDEYCRIGGTTAYESLDRFCRGVIEIFGPEYLRKPTVDDVQRILQMHEERGFPGMLGSIDCMHWKWKNCPNGWKGMYTRGDYGTATIILEAVASRDRWIWHCFFGAAGSNNDINVLNQSNIFTNILMGTSTRVQFTVNGHEYNLGYYLADGIYPEWATLVKSIKHPQLEKDKLYAQRQESARKDVECAFGILKARFKVVATPTNLWKQAEISNIMTACIIMHNMIVEDEGHLGPLNVHEFEDDYEIEPPEHTIGTPVPMAVLIERDLAIHNRGMHNHLKQDLIEHIWERYGPH